Proteins encoded in a region of the Pelmatolapia mariae isolate MD_Pm_ZW linkage group LG6, Pm_UMD_F_2, whole genome shotgun sequence genome:
- the npy2r gene encoding neuropeptide Y receptor type 2, with translation MNTAEQLNMTQVEDYQLQPSNCCSTAYTVYGENFLMEDDSTRLVAVQVILILAYSTIILFGVTGNSLVIYVVYKFKNLRTVTNFFIVNLAVADLLVNTLCLPFTLVNTLYGKWMFGQVLCFMLPCAQGMAVHVSTITLNIIALDRHRNIVYHMETKMSKDMCAVVIVITWAVSALLASPLAIFREYEMLDLSPADTLHVCAEKWPGSSMNGAIYSISMLLVQYCLPLIINSVAYIRIWNKLKNHMAHRNDRNDRNQRRKKTTKMLLTMVVVFAVSWLPFHAFQLAVDIDSSVPYMKDFKLLFTVFHIIAMCSTFVNPILYGWMNNNYRMAFMSVFKCYPLSSVTARCSKARETQKDEDGVCTDCKSTNV, from the coding sequence CTGCTGCTCAACCGCGTACACAGTGTATGGTGAGAACTTTCTCATGGAGGATGACAGCACAAGGCTGGTTGCAGTTCAAGTTATCCTCATCCTTGCTTACAGCACAATCATCTTGTTTGGAGTCACTGGGAACTCCTTGGTGATATATGTCGTCTACAAGTTCAAAAATCTGCGGACTGTGACCAATTTCTTTATCGTAAACTTGGCTGTTGCTGACTTGCTCGTAAACACGCTGTGCTTACCTTTCACCCTTGTCAACACCCTCTATGGCAAATGGATGTTTGGTCAGGTGTTGTGCTTCATGCTACCCTGTGCTCAAGGCATGGCTGTGCACGTGTCCACCATCACTCTGAATATCATTGCTCTGGACCGCCACAGGAACATTGTCTACCACATGGAGACTAAGATGTCCAAAGACATGTGTGCTGTTGTTATCGTCATCACGTGGGCCGTCAGTGCCCTGTTGGCTAGTCCCCTTGCCATTTTCAGGGAGTACGAGATGCTTGATCTGTCACCGGCCGATACTCTTCACGTGTGTGCGGAGAAGTGGCCGGGAAGCAGCATGAATGGAGCCATCTACAGTATATCGATGCTTCTGGTTCAGTACTGTTTGCCTTTAATAATCAACTCTGTCGCTTACATTCGCATCTGGAATAAACTGAAGAATCACATGGCTCATCGAAACGATCGAAATGACCGTAATCAGCGAAGGAAGAAGACCACCAAGATGCTCCTGACCATGGTGGTGGTCTTTGCCGTCAGCTGGTTGCCTTTCCACGCCTTCCAGTTGGCCGTTGACATCGACAGCAGCGTGCCGTACATGAAGGACTTCAAGCTGCTTTTCACTGTGTTCCATATCATAGCGATGTGCTCAACATTCGTCAACCCCATCCTGTACGGCTGGATGAACAACAACTACAGGATGGCTTTTATGTCTGTGTTTAAGTGTTACCCGCTTTCCAGCGTGACCGCAAGATGCTCCAAAGCcagagagacacagaaagaCGAAGATGGGGTTTGTACTGATTGTAAATCAACAAATGTCTAA